Genomic segment of Caldisericia bacterium:
TTTGCGGGAACACACAAAAAAGGAGGATGTAATTAAGGGTTACAAAGTTGTTAAGGAGGTAAGTGGGGTTTTAGGTATTCCTATTGCGTTTGTTGGTGTGAAGGAGAGTATGGTGGATAAGTTTAGGGATGAAGAGTTTTATGAGTATATTTTCCCTATGAAGACTTTTATAAAGTATCCAGGAGAAAGATAAGGAGGGAATATGGAAAAGCCAAGTAAAGTAATTATTGACAGAGAGCGTTGTAAGGAGTGTGGGTATTGCATCCATTTCTGTCCCACTCATGTATTAGCCATGGATAAGAATTTAAATTCCAGAGGGTATCATCCAACAATACTCGTCGATGAGGATGGATGCATAATGTGTGGGATTTGCGCTCAGGTTTGTCCTGAGGCAGCCATTGAGGTTTACAGGATTAAGGAGGAGGTGAAAAAATGAGTGAAAAGATATTTATGAAAGGGGCAGAAGCACTTGCAGAGGCAGTTATTCGTTCTGGTTGTAGATTGTTTTTTGGATATCCCATAACTCCTCAGAATGAAACTCCAGAGTATTTCTCAAGAAAACTCCCTCTTATTGGAGGAACATACCTTCAGGCTGAAAGTGAAGTTGCTGCGATAAACATGGTTTATGGTGCAGCATGCGCAGGAAAGAGAGTTTTTACATCTACCTCTTCACCAGGTTTTTCACTTATGCAGGAAGGGATTTCATATATATCTGGTTCCAACGTTCCAGCAGTTGTGGCAAACATTGTTAGAGGAGGTCCTGGTCTTGGAGATATACAACCTGCTCAATCAGATTACTTTCAGGCAACAAAAGGTGGAGGACATGGTGATTATCATTTAATTGTTCTTGCACCATCCACAGTTCAGGAGGTTGTAGATTTAGTTCCGGTAGCTTTTGATCTTGCAGACAAATACAGAATGGTTGTGGAACTTTTACTTGATGGTATTCTTGGACAAATGATGGAAGCAGTTGAATTTAAATATGATATAAAACCTGAAGATCTACCAGAAAAGCCATGGGCAACAACTGGCGCAAAGGGAAGACCTAAAAACATAATAACATCCCTTGACCTAAAGCCTGAAAATTTAGAAAAGATAAACCTTGATCTACAAAAGAAGTATAAAGAGGTTGAAGAGAAGGAGAAGAGATGGGAAGAGTATAGGTGTGATGACGCAGAGTATCTAATTGTTGCCTTTGGAACTACAGGAAGAATTGTGAAATCTGCTGTAGATGAATTGAGAAATGAGGGTATAAAGGTTGGTCTATTTAGACCCATAACTCTCTGGCCCTTCCCATATAAAGAACTTGCAGCATTTATTGATAAAGTCAAGTTCTTCCTCGATGTGGAGATGAATCTTGGTCAGATGCTCGAGGATGTGAACCTTGCAATAAAGGACAAAAAGCCAGTATTCTTTTATGGAAGAACGGGAGGAATGGTTCCAACAGTTGATGAGATAAAGGAGTTTTTCAAGAAAAAACTTGAGGAGGTGAAATAAAATGACTGTAAAGCCTATATACACTTTTCCAAAATCCTTAGAGAAGAAGAATACCCACTACTGCCCTGGATGTCATCATGGAATTATCCATAGATTAGTTGCAGAGCTTATAGATGAAATGAACCTTTTAGAGAAGACTGTAATAGTCTGGCCTGTGGGTTGTTCTGTCCTCGGGTATGAGTATCTTAAAACAGATGGAGTTGAGGCAGCTCATGGAAGAGCGCCTGC
This window contains:
- a CDS encoding 3-methyl-2-oxobutanoate dehydrogenase subunit VorB — its product is MSEKIFMKGAEALAEAVIRSGCRLFFGYPITPQNETPEYFSRKLPLIGGTYLQAESEVAAINMVYGAACAGKRVFTSTSSPGFSLMQEGISYISGSNVPAVVANIVRGGPGLGDIQPAQSDYFQATKGGGHGDYHLIVLAPSTVQEVVDLVPVAFDLADKYRMVVELLLDGILGQMMEAVEFKYDIKPEDLPEKPWATTGAKGRPKNIITSLDLKPENLEKINLDLQKKYKEVEEKEKRWEEYRCDDAEYLIVAFGTTGRIVKSAVDELRNEGIKVGLFRPITLWPFPYKELAAFIDKVKFFLDVEMNLGQMLEDVNLAIKDKKPVFFYGRTGGMVPTVDEIKEFFKKKLEEVK
- a CDS encoding 4Fe-4S binding protein, whose translation is MEKPSKVIIDRERCKECGYCIHFCPTHVLAMDKNLNSRGYHPTILVDEDGCIMCGICAQVCPEAAIEVYRIKEEVKK